From one Mytilus edulis chromosome 1, xbMytEdul2.2, whole genome shotgun sequence genomic stretch:
- the LOC139502270 gene encoding LOW QUALITY PROTEIN: protein phosphatase EYA1-like (The sequence of the model RefSeq protein was modified relative to this genomic sequence to represent the inferred CDS: deleted 1 base in 1 codon), whose protein sequence is MATLTEEVNGFSHGKRSVTPDSVNEEQEVKRARKDNSLDNNLVDDRLIEVSPLLEQSSLDSHPNNSPLHNQSKESSLDLPANGTTNGGLSTEDGTTFTSEDSWVVTTVSSPVVKAEPSAVVSNSSATITLALPSNTSTSEQTDPLAVATSEIDKTAELTPTDLTNFLNSATIPIVVSSDGSVQILTTTTAMNTYLGQNSFPNTGFYPPQYAGAAYAPELKIKTQAGNQQNYLSYQAGYNQTAAYCFNPQVPFTTNSTAAAAAAAAYQQSSGIDGFSYNYPGANPYYPSYQLANSTSATASPSNSQVYTLMDTPTTTTVVRNIPNIPNGQRPVDTTEAPYSSQIPSPSPPLSSTNSTKRRSGSRAGRRTNPSPGPESDLERVFVWDLDETIIIFHSLLTGVYAQRYGKDPQQTVQLGLRMEEMIFNLADTHLFFNDLEECDQVHIDDVSSDDNGQDLSGYNFAVDGFHAAATNPNVLAGMRGGVDWMRKLAFRYRRIKEIYNSYRNNVGGLIGQQKRDNWLQVRQDIETLTDNWLTLALKCLQIINSRSNCVNVLVTTTQLVPALAKVLLYGLGGVFNIENVYSATKIGKDSCFDRIVARFGRKCTYVVVGDGRDEEQASKQMNFPFWRISNHSDLAALNHALELNYL, encoded by the exons acTTATAGAAGTTTCTCCGTTGTTAGAGCAGTCTTCATTAGATAGTCATCCCAATAATTCACCATTACACAACCAATCAAAAGAATCATCACTAGATCTACCAGCTAATGGCACCACAAATG gTGGCTTGTCAACAGAAGATGGCACCACTTTCACTAGTGAAGACAGTTGGGTAGTGACGACTGTTAGTTCACCTGTAG TAAAGGCTGAACCATCAGCAGTTGTATCTAACTCTTCGGCCACTATCACATTAGCATTACCGTCCAACACATCAACATCGGAACAAACAGATCCATTAGCAG TAGCCACGAGTGAGATAGACAAGACTGCAGAATTAACACCCACAGATTTAACTAATTTCTTAAACAG TGCTACCATACCTATTGTTGTATCATCTGACGGCAGTGTTCAAATACTAACCACAACAACAGCCATGAATACGTATCTTGGTCAGAACTCATTCCCTAACACAGGATTCTATCCACCACAGTATGCTGGAGCAGCTTATGCCCCAGAAT taaaaataaagACTCAGGCAGGAAACCAACAAAACTATTTAAGTTACCAAGCAGGCTACAACCAGACAGCTGCCTATTGCTTTA ATCCACAAGTACCATTTACAACCAACTCCACAGCAGCAGCAGCCGCGGCAGCGGCTTATCAACAGTCATCG GGTATCGATGGCTTCAGTTATAACTATCCTGGTGCAAATCCATACTACCCAAGCTATCAGCTGGCAAACAGTACGTCTGCTACAGCTTCACCGTCAAACTCACAAGTGTACACATTGATGGATACCCCCACAACAACAACAG tagtaagaaatataccaaatataccaaatggtcaaagACCTGTTGACACAA CTGAAGCACCGTATTCTTCACAGATCCCAAGTCCATCACCTCCATTATCATCTACAAATAGCACAA AGAGAAGAAGTGGAAGTCGAGCAGGCAGAAGAACAAACCCCTCACCTGGACCTGAGTCTGATTTAGAACGTGTATTTGTGTGGGATTTAGACGAGACAATTATTATATTTCATTCATTACTCACAGGAGTGTATGCACAACGATATGGAAAG gATCCCCAACAAACAGTACAGTTAGGATTACGGATGGAGGAAATGATATTTAATTTAGCagatacacatttattttttaatgatttagag GAATGCGACCAAGTCCACATTGACGATGTGTCATCTGATGACAATGGACAAGATTTGAG tgGATACAATTTTGCAGTAGATGGTTTCCATGCAGCAGCCACAAACCCTAATGTATTAGCTGGGATGAGGGGAGGTGTAGATTGGATGAGGAAACTAGCTTTTAGATATAGAAGGATCAAGGAGATATACAATAGTTACAGAAATAATGTTGGAG gTTTAATTGGTCAACAGAAACGAGACAATTGGTTACAAGTACGGCAAGATATTGAAACCTTAACTGACAACTGGCTCACACTAGCATTAAAATGCTTACAGATTATAAATTCAAG GTCAAACTGTGTTAATGTACTAGTCACAACCACACAACTGGTTCCAGCTTTAGCTAAAGTT TTATTATATGGTCTTGGAGGTGTGTTCAATATAGAAAATGTTTACAGTGCTACAAAAATAG GAAAAGATAGTTGTTTTGACAGAATAGTTGCAAGATTTGGCAGGAAGTGTACATATGTTGTCGTTGGTGATGGCCGTGATGAAGAACAAGCATCTAAACAA ATGAATTTCCCATTCTGGAGGATATCAAACCATTCCGACCTAGCTGCCTTAAATCATGCATTAGAATTAAACTACCTCTGA